TCCTCATGCGCATATCACCGACTCCCTTAACCGACATTTCCGAGCTATCTCCAGTAAACACTTTACCACTACACCCCACGTATACCTATCGAAGTATGACCGATGTTCACGCATATGTGTCGTGGTACGGCTATCCATTATCCAACTTTTTTCTTGAATTAAATCTGCAACAACCAAAGAGAATAATCACTTTCATAGCCAAGATGGTTAGCTTGAACTTCGAGACCTTTCGCGGAACCAGTCTCATTTTCTTTCCACTTACAATCACGTCTGATGTGACCTGGTTTATGACATTTCCAAGAAAGACTCTTACCGTGTTTCTTCTTCCCTCCAGCAAATAAACAACATCTTCAAATGAGCTATTGTTCCTGGTATTCATCTCCTTTTCATCCGACAGAAGATCACTAGTAACTTCAGCAAGACTCAAAGAATCTTTCTCATCATTTAAGTATGTCACCATGTGTTTATAAGATAATGGAAGTAACAAGATGAGGCGAAGTGCTTTACCCTAATCATTAAAAGTTACTTCTAACGCTTCCATTTCAGAAATAATTGAATTTAAAACACTGAGATGATTACCAATAGACGTACCTCCATCCATCTTCAATGTATGAAAATGGTATTTCAAGTACAATCTATTAGAACGAGTGTTTGTCATATACAATTCTTCAAGTTTACTCCACAAATCCTTTGTTGTGGTAATCTTTTAAACATTGGCAAAAACATTCCTTGTAAATAACATTCATATTTGACTTGCAACTCTTAAATCAACATCTTCCCAATATTCAGGTTTAACATCGCTTTCCACTTGTCCTTTCAGCGCCTTGACTAACCAAGATTAAATTAAAACATCTTTTACTTGGATGTTCCACAAATCAAATTTAAAATAACCATCGAACCTCTCCACCTCAAACAGTGTATTCAAAGCAGAAATCTTTGTGGTCATCTCGTTTTTCCTTAAACTTTGTTGTGATATCAATTATTTGGAATTACACCAaaactctttatatcttaagggAAAAGCGTACAATAACCAATACACCAAGAGATACGATAAACATttagtcaatcacacaagacaCAAATTTACATGGAGAACCCCAAATTAGGTAAAAACCACGACCAAGaacataatttatttaattaaccGCAAGGATGATTAAAAAGAAGACCCTCACCTTCTCTTACATCTTTCCTAGTACAAGAAACTCATAAAGAGACCGAAAACCTAGGTTTAGTTTTCCCACTATTTAGAAGAACTATTTTCTGTCGTATTCTAGACTCTCCTAAAGACCTTTATTTATATTAGACACCTCTTGTTCTCCAAATGATCTGTTTCCTAATTAATCTTATTTGAGAAACCATCCTCAACTACGAATGTctaacctaattaggaaaaaaCATTCTCAATTAATAATCCATACTAAAACAGTAAATTATCATAAATAAAACTTCTACAATTGCTAAATCTAGACAATTTCTAACATTTATTACTGGGGATTGAAAGCTTGATAGATGGAAAGGTGAAAGTAGTGATGCGGATAAAATTATGAATATATGTTTTGGAAAGTGTGACGTGCTAAATATAGCATTCTCGTCCTGTAAACGAATTCTTagaatttttgtattttttttgtaatgCAAAATGCTTAAGGTACATAATTGTTTATTTTAAGTGTAATCGTGCTGCTATGTTAGACATGTTTAATATTTGCTCGCTGCTGTATGGTGGGTGAAAACTCATTAAATTGTTCAAAACACTGTAAACTTAGTTTCTAGTAAGTTTCTCTCAGAAgccttttttttttaccaaaatttACTTTAAGGCACATAACACAatttatatgatgatgatgatgtgaattTATggtaagaagaagaacaaaaaataaagaaaggagacaagaatttaacgtggttcggcgagTTGTGCCTACATCCACGCAGAAATTCCCGTTAGGAAAGatgttttattgattatgataatgCAATGATTTTTATTCGGGTTATGCCCTAGAAATTATATATCTTCTTCGATTTTGGATTACAtgtatttatatattttatgCATACCCTAATTATGTACATTTCACATAAGAAACATGGGCAACAAGACCAGTGTAAACTTACAGAATCTTCTTTCACGGGCAAGGTATTCAATATCGGTTGTATAGGCCGATATTAAAGGTTTTTATATGATATAGGAAAAAATATGTACGATattgaaaatatcggcgatacgaaGGAAAATCGATAAAAACACGTGTATCGTTCTGTActgaccgatatatcggtttcatTTGTACACTGATAATATATGTTTAATTTGTACACTGATATATCACTAATTTATTTTGTCTTTTGATTATGATATCTTGAAATTTTAGTTCAATAAAGTAACTCCACTAATTTTGGTAACTTCATATATAATTATGATGGATGTAATTACTGTAAATGTGATGTTGATGGGATAACAGACATTCAATGCTTGGTTTCATTGTTGATGGTATACGACTCTAATCAACCACCTCTTATTTTGTAAGGTTGAAATatgttattattttctattatggttatatcaatatatttttttgtttgataaaaaataaatattaagaAAATCCAGATGATGTATCGCCTGTAAAAACAGATATTATCgtttgtataggtgtataggacccgaccgatacgatatcgatacacgatattaactaccttgttcACGGGCTAAGCTGGATTTCCATCTATTTTATACAAACACCGTCCCATCTAAATCTCCGATATTTCGGGGGTTAAaaagtttgtttttccttctgCGTCGACCACTGATGATGTAACTTGCCCCCAAGTGTGAGTTTTCATTGTCTTAGTAAAACGTATATATCTCGCCCCATTGTTTGTAGAGATCATATAAAGACGCTTCCAACTATGATAACCTGAAATGAAATTTACTCATGTGTTATGAGAGACTATCGGCACATAGTAGAGTTGTGATACTCGAGATCTAGTCGGGACTTTGTATAATTTAGTGTGCTTGGTGGCTGTGTCAAGGCTTTTTTCTCGCCACGTAACAAGGCTAGAGCGCTTGATGGTCGGGAAGGATGAcatgttgcttgtgttgagtacaagCCTTGGATCAATATccggcgttgggctcgtggtcgaGACGAGACTTTGTGCTTGCATCGGAGCAAGTATTTATACTCGCGTGAAatgcgagattttatgcttgcgataaaagcaagacgtaagtgctcacgtgcaaggtgaggctttaggtgcttgtgaAGTAATGCAAGGGTAAATATTGAAGGATCTAAACAATCCTCATTTTCAATATGTTTAATGTATCGTATTGCTGATGAAACTTATGCAACAACTCCAACGAACtttgaactcgatcatgttgatATCCGGGAACCGCAAACTCGATCACGTTGCTATCCgagaacctcgaactcgatcatgttccTGTTCCAAATACATGAAACTTCTTAAAACATAGGATTTTTTGTATCTATCTTGTATATCTTTAAAATATGATATGAGCAAAAAATCTCTTAATTCGGATTTAAGACAAAGAGGATATCAAAGATACAAAATAGTGAATTGAATCGGGGGAATCTGGTAACTCGAGAAGCACTCAACTAACCCGGAGCATGACGTGAAAGTGACTGGATACGAACGCTGACATGGTACCCAAATTGTGTTGACATGGCACCTGATCCATTCTGGTGTGGCACCCGAACTGAGCTGACACCACAGATAGTTGATGACATGGGGAAGGTGATGACTCGTCTAATGCTGACTGGACCATTAAAGATGATATGGAAACTGGCTAAACCGAGTTGGACTAGCTGCGAGAGCGGTTAGAACAGGACCTAACTAAACTGTCAGAACCGGATCAGCTAGTGAACCTGTTGGTTGGGTTGGGCTTTCTGTTATGCTTATATGCAACACATATATCTGTTACCGATtccgcaacagtttcttcaattgTTTCTAAATGTTTTTTCAACTTGTTTGCAATAGTTTTCCTGAATCCTAatattttttgtctttttgtttTTGCATGGAATCACGTGCACGATTTGTTCCGCACCTTTCTCAATGAAAAACACGATTGTTGTACACGAATcaccttagtcggcgccaatgctTGTACCAAAAATTACTTTTAAGAGGATTGAtttgatgaaattagggttaGAAAGTAATTTcacgataaataaataaataaacaaagaaaTTAACGTGATTCGACGAGTAATGTCTATATCATCGGGTGAATCCCGTAGAGAGATATTGTATTAATACGAGGATTACAAAAGTTCTTGTATGGTCAACTAACCTaaaatttcctatctccttaggATTTAAGATACATATACCCTAATTCTGATATAGACTTTATGTGCAAGCAATTTGCGACtgggatttctatctattttatagacaatacaaacaaaaatattttgataTCTCCACTAGGGGTTGTGAAGTTTTATGGGGAAAGGATATATTATAAAACATGTCTTTTTTTACATTTCCCACATTCGCATTTTGCGGTTAAGAAATAATGATCTGACTTTGTTAAAGTAAGTTTAAACTTCTTGTTTCCAAAGATTTTGAAATTTGATGGAACCACAATGTCATAGAGAAGTTGGAACACATATAATTTTATCCATTCAATTAAAATTTTTTACAAAGAAAATCTTGTTGGCGAAAAATACTGGAAATTTGATCATGCATTAAATTCCTAAAATACTTGAATTTAATGTTGCTCATCACAAAAATCTTGTATGAAAAAATCGGAGAAAGTGTAATTGAAATGTTGGTGGATATGCATTTGATCTAGTTGACGATGTGAAGAACCTGAAGTACAAAATCTTTCACTTGACTTAAAACTAGAGATGGTGATTTTTGATGAAGACAATATTGACGGATGATAGTTGAATGAGATGTTAGATAACGTTTaatctatatatattttttaattttccaAGTAGTATTtataagattttttattttatttgatttttctataaatttttttcttcttaaatatTAAATACTATTGGATAAAGTTAATTATaaaaaactagttggaagcctaataaGCTAAGCTCCACCAGCGTATTGCTACACTAGTTGACAGGTTTCCGGGCTACCAACAAGCCTCACGAGGAAGCAGCAAGGCAGCAGAGTTCGAAGCAGATAGAGGGATGATTATATCGGGGCAAGTTAATTCCGTCTTTCATATCAAAATCTGCAATCTTACGCATTCGGGACTCAAACTTGGGATCTTCTGAAACGCATGAAATCATTTTTCTAtgaaataaattattattatataaaatatgtTCCTTAAAAGTACAGTTACCCCATAATTTCCGGTAACCCCATTTTTTAGAAATTGATGAATTCCCACATCAATATCTCCGTGTCAGTGTCCGAATATCATTAAAACTATTCAGCTGACTTATAGAAATCTTCCTTGAAATTGTTACCGTAATTGGCCGCAGCTTCAGAAACTAAGCAATTGTGACAGTTTTCCTGCACTTGTGGCCGGCAGAGATCGGacattaaacaaaacaaaaaaaaagaaatccctAATAATCGTCGTAGTCGTAATGATAGTTATTTGTACCAAAATTAGTTTGAGCCGGTGCCTGTGCCTGTGCCTGAACCTGAGCATGAAGTTGAGATTCAGCAGCCGCAACTTGATCTTCTGCTGTCTTGTAGAAATCTTTCTTAAAAATGTTACTGTAATTGGCTTCAGCTAACCGATAAGAGTCACCCAGACAGATAAACTTCTCACAATTCTTAGCGCCTTTTGATATAAATAATGGGACAAGGTTGCCTGCCATGGTACCCACTTCGTTCTTGAAGTTCCAGCTCTCGGAGTGCCTGCTCCTGAAGTGCAATGATGAGCCAGTCTTTTGACCCCCATTTACATCCTGCACTCCTTCAACAACTTTGCCCGCTTCATTCTTGGAGGAGCCGCTCTTTTGACTCTCATCATCATCCTGCACTTCTTTAATCACAGAACCGACCTGATCACCTTCAATGTAAGCTTTACAAGCCGCCAAAATAGTGTATGCTCGAAGGCGGAAATGCCCCAGTACATAATCCTCAAAATACTTCGGGGGATTCTTAAGCGTGTACTGCATTGTCTTGCATGATAAAATAAATGTGTTCTCATTGTATTCCCGGGCATACACGTCACCTGATACAGAGCCAGCATCCTCTTCATATCCAGGCTCATTGAAGTAGGGTTTTTCATTAAGTACCAGAGCTTGGATAGAGAGAAGAACTTGCAGCATGTTGGATTTCCCTGGTGTCCAGCGCTCGACCTTGTCCCCATCCCATGTGTTGAGAAGACTAAGACAAACATAACCGCTCTCGTACAAGTTCGGATTTATGCGCAGATTATGTGCATGGTAGTTGGCAAGCGGTGGTGTATCAGGATACTCTGATGGATAGTGTATATCAAAGAAGAAGAGGCCGTCGTGATAAGGTGTCTCAGCTGCACCAACGATCACAGCTCTTAGAAGATCCATTCTTCCTTCATAAGCTCTGACAAATATAGTGTCTGGCAAATCCTTCTCTAGAAGTCTCCAATCCTGCTGAATTGCCCTTGTCCACTTCTGTGATGCTTGCTTTGACTTGGTGACTGACTTTGACTTATAATGGTGGTCGGAGAAATCTTCAACCGTATCAAAACTTTTAAAAGATCTGTACTTTATTATAGCTTCATCAGAATCATCTTCTTGAAACTGCTTGGGCAAAGCTGAACTGCTACACGGAACCGGAGGTCTCGTCGGATCGGGTTTGTCCTCCATCAACCAAGGCACAGACACTTCCGCACCAGCAGGGAGACCTTCAGCATCGAACTTGGCTTGTAAAGCtgcagcctcttcatctataaaatcCGGTTGTTCAAATTCATAATCGGATCCTTCTTCTAGGTCAACAAGATTGTCGTCTGACTCATACATACCTAACCCATCTTCTTCATTCTCTGAGTTATCATTACTCACCAGTTCATCAGCATCGAACTTGGCTTGTAAATCtgcagcctcttcatctataaaatcCGGTTGTTCAAATTCATAATCGGATCCTTCTTCTAGGTCAACAAGATTGTCGTCTGACTCATACATACCTGACCCATCTTCTTCATTCTCTGAATTATCATTACTCACCAGTTCATCAGCATCGAACTTGGCTTGTAAATCtgcagcctcttcatctataaaatcCGGTTGTTCAAATTCATAATCGGATCCTTCTTCTAGGTCAACAAGATTGTCGTCTGACTCATACATACTTGACCCATCTTCTTCATTCTCTGAATTATCATTACTCACCAGTTCATCAGCATCGAACTTGGCTTGTAAATCtgcagcctcttcatctataaaatcCGGTTGTTCAAATTCATAATCGGATCCTTCTTCTAGGTCAACAAGATTGTCGTCTGACTCATACATACCTAACCCATCTTCTTCATTCTCTGAGTTATCATTACTCACCAGTTCATCAGCATCGAACTTGGCTTGTAAATCTGCAGCCTCTTCATCTATGAAATCCGGTTGTTCTAATTCATAATCGGATCCTTCTTCTAGGTCAACAAGATTGTCGTCTGACTCATACATACCTAACCCATCTTCTTCATTCTCTGAATTATCATTACTCACCAGTTCATCAGCATCGAACTTGGCTTGTAAATCtgcagcctcttcatctataaaatcCGGTTGTTCAAATTCATAATCGGATCCTTCTTCTAGGTCAACAAGATTGTCGTCTGACTCATACATACCTAACCCATCTTCTTCATTCTCTGAATTATCATTACTCACCAGTTCATCTGAAGGTTCAACTTCTGAATTATTAGCTACATCTTCATCAGGTACCTCCTgaaaagtttttagcttattattAGGTTTAGATGTAGCCATCGAAGAACTAGTTTCTTCGTTAATAGAAGAAAGAGGAAGAGGAAACGCAGTAATCTTGTATTGTATCACCGTGAGTTTTATAGTAAGATGATCCGACGCCGAAACTAGAGAATCCTTTGATCGGGAGATTAACCACCAAGCAAACGCTTCAACAATATAATATTGAATGagtaaaaccctaaaacaaattTACGTATTTATTTAATAACCTCGCGTAAAATTCGGACCACTAAAGCATCCGATGGTCCGTGGACCGCCAATCTTTCCCTATAAACGTTACGGACCCTAGGGATTGTTCTAGGTTATACAAGGTACCGTAATATGGATGTTGAACGATTATAATGCTATCTCCTAAATGGTGGTGGTTCGTTTCTAAGGAGAATTGTGTATGACTCTCTTGGATTTTCAgtttttgctttttcttttttaagcTTTTCTAGCTTTGTTCTGTGCTGTTACTTCTAGCTTTAAATCAACAAACAGATTTAAACAAAACGACTTATTGAATTCCTGACAATGATTTTATGGCTACGAAATTAGCATTATATTCCATGACAAAGCAATGCCTTTTATTTTTCATCTGACCAAACTACATATATTTCTCCGTCCGAGTAATCTGACGAGCTTCCACACTAATTTAGTGTACATGTCAATGAGACTAGCTATTTCATATAAGCATGTAACAGAAGATTTGAAGATCCATGCATACTTGAACATATTGCTGTTGATGCTTTTGATGACATTAATTAGTGTTGGATTTTCTTCttatgattccatgattgatgaaCGGCTTTTAGTTTCCTCCTCTCTTCTTTGAGACAAGTCAGATGTGGACATAAGCATGCATCTATTAACTCATATCTGAAACACATATGAACACAAgtgaaattccaaaaaaaaatcatttgataAAGTGGAAGCCTTCTTTCTGTTTCACTGAATTCTTCTGAAATTGGGAacaaaagaaaagagatgaagaagagaatgaatCAGTAAAACAAATGGAAATTAAGTCATTTTTCAGCAAGCCTTGGTAAACCATTAggtacttttatttttattttataaaaataaatcatTAGGCTTGCTAAACAAATGtatcatcatcaacatataaggTATTATTAATTTTTGTTTTACATGAGATCTAAAGATTAAATATGAAATAACTCCGGACTATTACAGTTCCTGGGGTCCGAGGAAGAGCTGACTTATCAACCCAAATATACTCCGCATGAAAGTTTAATCTCCAAACAGTTGGTTTCTCCTTCCATATCGGTTAGATGCGTAAGCAATCCGAGGGAATCTGCACAAATGATCATATTTtaatttgaatatatatatataaataatgtcGTTCTTCCTAAAACAACTTGCATACCAGTGTATCTCCGGTAGCAGGTTCTGCTGAGCCCCAGTAGCAGGTGTTACCTCAGTCCGCCGCCACATTCTATGGACTGTAAGTTTAGTATTCGCCAATGTCTCAAAGCATCTTCTTCGATAAAAAGCTGAAACCAATATTGCAACTCAGTTTCTGATCAAAAAAAATATGGCAACTCAGTTAAGATGGTGGTGGAAACAGTTGTGAGTAGAAACTACAAGTAAgattaaaagaaaacatagaaGTACTGCAATTTTTTACCAAATTCCATGCAGCTTTGGGAGAGCCTCTAACTAGTTTCTTCACCAAATAGAAAATCTAGTATCAAAATTTGGTACATATATCATCTGGAAATTTAATGATGAGAACCGAGAAAAAAGAGCCATATATCTGAAagtaaaatagaatatacaaatACTTCCTCTTGATCTCTTTATATTCCATCCTTGGATGTTTTTATATAAGAAAAGGGATACCGAATTTCACATCGCATGTTCCACCTAAACCCTTGTTACGTGAAAAAGTAATTTATGATTATGGGTTCTAGTTAGAGAACTCATCCTGCGTGTTTTAAGTCATTGGATATCAGTATATCACTGCATTCTTCTTCGATGAACGTGATGACTATGCATGCAGCCATGCCTAATTGTGGAGCACGAATGGCTGAACATCCTCGAATAATTCTAGTCACTGCGGTTAGATTTTACCTAAACCAGGCAAGTCATTCATGGGGATTTATAAAAATGGATCTGATCAAGTCATCTAGAGCAGAATTTGTAGGAAACTGGGGGAGCAAGGTGTATCACATGTAATTATGTGTTTGTAATCTCCCTGGTCTGTGTCTCCCGCGATGGCTTGAAGTTTCACCTTGAATATTTGGAATCAACTTATCTTAGGTTTGAATCTTCTCAATTTCTGCAGCCTGCTCCTCAGTTAAGGTTACTATTGCTAGTTGAGAGTAGTTCAGGTCCAACTTTAAGAAGAGATGATAGATATTTGGCAGGATGAAAATGAGGGGGTAAATTGTTGTCAAATGTAGAATAACCATCGGAACTCAATGCAGCTGCCAATGGTCTTCTTTTCCCTACCTTCTCTTATAAGTTCTGGTCCTTTAATTGTTGGTCCGTTCTAAGATCCTATAACTACCGATAGATGTGAGCAAAATAACAAGAGATTCATCTCTTTCTTCTAACAACATCCAGTTAGAAAATTGATTTCCAAGTTGTTCTTTAATATGTTGATATATACAGTGTTAAATGTGCAGTCCACAACTCAAAAGTAGAAATGTGTTCTTCAGCACCACTATGATCTGATTTTCGGAAGCACTTTGGAACATTTCCATATCGGTTTGTCTGAACCTaccaaatttcgttaagcaaattTAGAGCCTAATTGGAGTTGCATTGGAAATTCTTATCCCAATTGTTTgtgttattgatttaaattttgGGATTTGAATGATCTGGAGACAATATCATCCCTGCCAGATAAGGCAGGTTGGTGTTTTCTTAGCTCAGCATTAAAGCTTTGGATTCCAACTTTGCAAAACTTCAAGACTGAGTCTTTGCCCTAACAGCACTATGATGATGATTTGATTCAGTCTGCATTTTCTCAAAGTCGCTCTTCGTTCTTTTTACTGATTTCCCCTGGAGCAAACTGAAGATAAGTTGGTTTCAAATGATCATGGTGAAAGTTCAAGCCTTGCTTTACTGATTTCCTTTGGAAGAAGTTCTGGGATGACCTTGCTGACAGAGTGCACATCTTCATCTGGAGATGAGCTAGCTTGCCTCAAGAAAACTGGGGCTTACATTGAGGGAGTAAAAATTGAATGCATTTTTCTGCCAAGATTAAATGTGAGACATTGACCAATTTTAGTTTCTCCCTCTGCGATATGACTCCAGCATTCTCTTTGCTTCAGCTCTCAGCTTAAGAATCTAACTGAACTCATTGCTTCTGAGCAGTACCTTTATCAAATTGGATAGCCTAGCAGATTCTAGTTGTAAAATATTTTGACAATCCATGGTCAGGCATTTCGGTATTTGCTGCACCTGTACTTGTCATTCTTCCACTCCTGGGTGTTAAATTTAGCCTTTGTTCAATGGAGTCTTGTCCTTTCATTTCTAGATTTTGTGTTTTTATATTCAATTTCAGAACCTAAAGTTTGAATAACAAAATCACAGGAGAGGCTTTAGGCAACAAATTACGAAGGATTATACTATTTCAGAAACAACAATAGATTACAGTTACCATCACAATATTACAGGCCAACTACAACATTCAGAACAATCCACGACTCTGCTTGCTCCGGGTCCGGCTAGAaattggagcagcagcagcattAGATTGGTTATTAGAACTGAATCCATGATATGACAGAAATGAAGTATCGTTACTAGAACAGTTCAACAAGACTGGCTCAGAGGGTGAACTGGCTCTTGTAGATATTTGCAACTCTTCAGCTTGTGAAAAAACTGGACTCTCACCATGTGTCGAATAGACAGTAGAGGGCCAAGAGGCTCAGTCGACGAATTAGTATGCGGGTATTGCTGAGGTTGTATATGAGCTGTTGCTGATGGCTCAGTAGGTATGGTGCCCTCTCCTACCGGTGAGCGACCTCTAAGAACTTCAGAATGCCATGCAACTCCCATCTCAGGGAGACTATGTGAGAGTTCCTTCTACTAAATGAACTTGTGCACAGCTCTTCAGATCATCCAGATTGAAACAGGAATCCAAGAACAGCGGAAGAATTGAATATGTATCCACTGATCTTCCAGATTTGACTTCCTGCATCCAGTGAGACTTCagctttctctcttcttctctgtCTGCCTGCTGGTTTGCATCCAGCTTTAATTGCTCCGTAT
This is a stretch of genomic DNA from Papaver somniferum cultivar HN1 chromosome 1, ASM357369v1, whole genome shotgun sequence. It encodes these proteins:
- the LOC113275896 gene encoding probable ubiquitin-conjugating enzyme E2 25 encodes the protein MATSKPNNKLKTFQEVPDEDVANNSEVEPSDELVSNDNSENEEDGLGMYESDDNLVDLEEGSDYEFEQPDFIDEEAADLQAKFDADELVSNDNSENEEDGLGMYESDDNLVDLEEGSDYELEQPDFIDEEAADLQAKFDADELVSNDNSENEEDGLGMYESDDNLVDLEEGSDYEFEQPDFIDEEAADLQAKFDADELVSNDNSENEEDGSSMYESDDNLVDLEEGSDYEFEQPDFIDEEAADLQAKFDADELVSNDNSENEEDGSGMYESDDNLVDLEEGSDYEFEQPDFIDEEAADLQAKFDADELVSNDNSENEEDGLGMYESDDNLVDLEEGSDYEFEQPDFIDEEAAALQAKFDAEGLPAGAEVSVPWLMEDKPDPTRPPVPCSSSALPKQFQEDDSDEAIIKYRSFKSFDTVEDFSDHHYKSKSVTKSKQASQKWTRAIQQDWRLLEKDLPDTIFVRAYEGRMDLLRAVIVGAAETPYHDGLFFFDIHYPSEYPDTPPLANYHAHNLRINPNLYESGYVCLSLLNTWDGDKVERWTPGKSNMLQVLLSIQALVLNEKPYFNEPGYEEDAGSVSGDVYAREYNENTFILSCKTMQYTLKNPPKYFEDYVLGHFRLRAYTILAACKAYIEGDQVGSVIKEVQDDDESQKSGSSKNEAGKVVEGVQDVNGGQKTGSSLHFRSRHSESWNFKNEVGTMAGNLVPLFISKGAKNCEKFICLGDSYRLAEANYSNIFKKDFYKTAEDQVAAAESQLHAQVQAQAQAPAQTNFGTNNYHYDYDDY